The genomic window ctttcctctttggtgcaaagggagcaagcacaggcgagagcatcaagcaaaggcatccgtttcggtgcaacaagaccaagaccagcccaacagcAGGAAGggggtcattgtggagcccaagcaggcatcaccaccagagcctttggcaggcgaggaccaactttagtcaggataagtgtactagatgttccccctcaaaatggccaatttttggcgcccttcccgctcaatatttggggagaggcccagggccttagcctataaataggactagccacccccagggtagaggcatcgagaaTCCAAGAGCTAGAATCAAGtagcaccaaccaagaacagaacctggcgaggctgttcttccttgtatagttcatcatcagaccaagaggcaatccaccacaccacacactggagtagggtattacaccacaatggtggcctgaaccagtataaactctgtgtctcttgtgttgtttcttccgtagcttagatcctagcgaggcggcgaggaacaggtaggtagagggcgaaatctccgcgcgcacactagtgttcgaacctcaagggtctgccggaaccctaaatctgacacaatccaccttgaggattgagaagggcttggccaccctgactcaaaatcaggagagtttggagagaatcATTGAGTAGAAATtgtatgatcttgatgtcaaagttacTGAGATTTAGTCAGTGGTTGAGCAACTTCAAGAGGAAGTAGAtgagaagaaaggcaaggctacTACAGATGCTTTCACTAGAGTGCCCAGCGGTTAGAGGTCTGATGCAGTGCCAGTACCAGATACTAGAGCCTCCACAtctgcaccagcagctacagctttagtaccacctccagcacccactccagcAGCTGCAACTACATCaatagaagccttcgtccttggagtcatctctacgccacctcatggagaccaagcctgagagagatgcatagcactatgcatatttgaactttttggtagcttgttgccaaaggggggagaaatatgtatagatcataacatttgagagagagtgttgctttttgtctctCTTGAACTTTTATTTGGTTGAACTTTGTGGTATGCCTGCTTGCTACAttatgtcttttgtgagatacttggatgatcatgtggttgatcatatgctacattaatgtgtgcttgaatgatattatctcttactttcatatatgatcattcactttgcttggtgatgagtacatgtttttattgttatcattttgagcgctccaccaagatgtatgtgacatggaagagtaacccatgatcctaacaaattgtgcatttgcagtccaaagcaaatcttatttaatgcacaaatttagggggagctcttacttatcacatacttctcaaagtgacaatgTATTCCAATCTTAtcatcatttgtcaaagctttaatctatatgttgtcattaattaccaaaagggggagattgaaagtgcaactatccctgggtggttttggtaatgatctacaacatatagctcattgaactaataccatttcaagataaacatttcaggaaagtcCAATGATTGCCATGGCATGGATTATGAATGtggaccctcaaaatgctaaggacaaaggattggctcaagctacaaagttcaagactctacattttacttttagtgatccaagatcacattgagtctataggaaagccaatactattaaaaggggatgaggtgttgcttaatggcttgcttgctctcaggatgcttggtgatatgctccaaagccctcaaccactttctcatatccacatatgtcccaaaccaaaaaacagactcggccctaccgatttgatacatccggcgccaccgagttcacttgacatagccactgccagaaaccctagtcttttcggtctcaccgatagggatctcgttctcaccgagatgggattgtaaactctctgtttcccttcataacgtttcggtcaaaccgagatgagcgatcggtcccaccgagtttgcaatgtaaactctctgtttccctttcgtaacatttaggtccaaccgagatgagcgaatcagtcccaccgagtttgcctgaccaactctctggttagctaattaccaaagtcggtcccaccaagtttgtgtaatcggtcaaaccgagattacgttatgccctatcCCTAATGATATTGGTcgcaccgagttgacatgtcggtcccaccgaaattcctaacggtcacataatgtactaaatcggtctgaccaagttttattattcggtcccaccgagtttggtatattgtgtgtaacggttatattttgtgtggaggctatatatatacccctccaccctctcctcatttgtgggaaaagccatcagaacatgcctatacttccactactcattttctaagagagaatcacctactcatgtgttgagaccaagatattccaatccaaccatatgaatcttgatctctagccttccccaagttgctttccactcaaatcttctttccaccaaatccaatcctatgagagagagttgagtgttggggagactatcatttcaagcacaacatctattaccttttggagagtggtgtctcctagattggttaggtgtcacttgggagcctccgacaagattgtggagttgaaccaaggagtttgtaagggcaaggagatcgcctacttcatgaggatctaccctagtgaggcaagtcctttgtgggtgatggccatggtgggatagacaaggttgcttcttcgtggacccttcatgggtggagccctccgtggactcgcgcagccgttacccttcgtgggttgaagtctccatcaacgtggatgtacgatagcatcacctatcggaaccatgacaaaaacatccgtgtctccaactgcgtttgcatTCTCCAATCCCTTTCCTTTACTTTCTAGCAAGTTTCATGGTTTACTTTCCATTGCTTATATACTCTTTACATGGTTGCTTGAATTGTAAttgtgattgcttgacttatgctaagttgctaaaatccggcaagaactaaaattgggaaaaggctagatttttatttggtcaagtagtctaatcaccccccatctagacatactttcgatcctataggaTCCCCCAAGGAAGAGCATGCGGACGCAGCGGGGCAACCGTGTGCCCCTGGCAGCGTCCGTGGCCTAGGAATGGTGCATAAGGGTGCCGCACCCTCGTAGGTAGTGTCGAGCAGCTCAGCGACCCATCCAAGCAAGGTGTCGTGGCTGCCTTCTGCCAGCCTACATTGTAGCAGCTCTCGTGCCACGATGAGTGCGGCTCATGTGTTCGCCTGCTCCCAGCGAGCGCATAGCGTCGATGCCACGACATAGCATGGAGACCATGCTGTGGCACAGTTACGGCACCGTGCGAGAGAGGGTGGGGGTGGCTTGTACCGCTGATGGCCGTCGATGCCGGCGGCCGTGCAGGCTGCGAGGAGCGCAGAGTGGAAAGCTTCATGGCTGGAGGGTGCCTCCCAGGAAGGCCAAGCGGCCCAACGCTTAGCGTGAGCTCACGGGTCTCCTaccatggtggtgatggagcgaaTGGTGGAGAAgaggcttcgacacgcccctacctggcatgccaaatgtccgATTTAGGGCTCCGCatacccaagaaaggttcgaactctggggcgtgtgcgaagaactcaatgtCTCCAGCCTACCAACTCGTcactctcacggcctagctcgatgaacgggaAGAAGAGAGACTCAGCAGTTTACCTAGGTTagggccaccttgcgatgtaagaccctactcctactttggggtggattagcctcACGGGGGGCTGAAGGTGAagtagtacaggggaagaacaacctcaggaggtctgtTCTTGCATAGGTGTGATCTTAGGATCTGACCCCCCCTCCATGGTAGTGgctagcctatatttatagtggccttggtcctcttcctccaaaacgaaTGCGGGAAGGGATCCCTAATTGGCCAAGTTTGAAgagggacaagaagtacatcttatcctgacgaagtTTGGTCTTCGCCTACAAGGTTCCTGGTCGTGACATTGTGGTGGGCttggcgatgacatccgtcctggcggtcttggtcttgtagcatgggaatggaaacctttgggtgattcctcgggaccccgcgcctgcgcttgccttcttagcaccaaagagaaaacctGATGTACTATGCttgctggcgcccgcttggctttcatcgtcatggcttgtgtcacccaAGCCTCAAGAGGTGggtgcttgcataggaatctccgctcctcgggagctagcctgaGGAGGCTCCTCCCTCCGAAGGTATTggtatcgtccgcctcgcgaggcttggcccctcgtgagggtcttgcctTGTTGATGCCgaggatgggccgtaccaggccgctgatgGAGCCGCTGATGGAGCCATGCTGCAGGCTGCAGGAAGGCAGGtttgggtaccctggttcctagaacgccgacatacgctattttatattatttttgggactaacttattaacctagagcctcgtgccagtttctgttttttccttgtttttgagttttacagaaaaggaatatcaaatggagtgcaAATGGAATAAAAATTTTGCAatgttttttcttggaccagaagacacctagcaAACGTGGAGTTGAAGGCAGGGGAGTCCCGAGGACTCCACAAGCCaggaggcgcgccccaaggggcgccccgagggcttgtgggcccctcggagctctcctaaccctaattcatcctctataaattcccaaatattcccaaatgaccataagagtccaccaaaatacttttccgcctcAGTAACCTTCTATTCccgtgggatcccatcttggggccttttctggcatcctgccggagggggatttgatcatagagggaatctacatcaaccctattgcccctctgatgaagcgtgagtagtttaccacagacctacgggtccatagctagtagctagatggcttcttctttctctttgattctcaataccatgttctcctcaatgttcttggagctctatccgatgtaatcttcttttgcggtgtgtttgttgagatcgatgaattgtggatttatgatcagcttatctatgaatattatttgaatcttctctgaattcttatatgcatgatttgatatctttgtatttctctttgaattatcggtttggtttggcctactagattggtttttcttgcaatggggaggtgcttagttttgggttcaatcttgcgtgatttcacccagtgacaaagtaggggtagcgagacatgtattgtattgttgccatcaagggttaaaagatggggttttcatcatattgcttgagtttatccctctacatcatgtcatcttacttaaggtgttacttcattctttatgaacttaatactctagatgattgctggatagcggtcgatgtgtggagtattagtagtagatgcaggtaggagtcagtcgacttgacacggacgtgatgcctatattcataatcattgacTTGGATATCATCACAACTTTgaccttttctatcaattgctcgacagtaatttgttcacccaccgtattatttgccttcaagagagaagcctctagtgaaacctatggccctcgggtctattttccttcgtatattttcagatctatataccttttttcgcgaatacgcaaagcttgcgtatcattcatTGATAGGTAGAAAAAGAGTACAAGGTGTTGGTGTTACACTCGGACCGCACATGATAAGCGGCGATATAGAGTACACCTAAGCAGCGGAGAAGGGGCTACTTAAACATAGCTAGGCTAATTAACTGGTGTCGATGATATTAGCAAATCCAGTTGCCCTAGCCCTGGCCCACGTTCGTGCCTCGTCTCGAATAAGGTCGGGTAGCTGCTGGTAGATGGGCGAATATTGTCGAAGATGGCTCTGTTCCGGTGCTTCCAGATCTCCCAAGCCGTCAAAAAGATAATGGTGTTCAGTCCCTTCCGCATAGAGGGAGATGCGAATGCGCTTGAGCGCACCCACCATTCCATGAAAGGCAATCCctgttcggggggggggggctagatggGCAGTCTGCACCATGCGATGATGTCAAACCAAACCTGTCTAGAGAAAGGGCAGTCAGCAAGGAGATGTTGCATGGACTCCTCAGCTTGGTCGCATAAAACATAAGATTCCTCATGCGGCAACTCATGTCTCTCGAGTCTAACAACTATCCAGCAGCGGTCAAGGAGGGCTAGCTAGAGTAATAACTTGATCCGGAGAGGCGCCCAGGTCTTGTAGACAAGTCGCCAATTTGGATCCGGGATGGCACCCACGAAGAGCTTCTCATAGCAAGACTTGGCGGTATACGCGCCGAACGAGGGCCATCGCCAAGTTAGCTGGTCTGGGCTTCAGACAGGTGCACTTGCCACATCGTTCGCCATAGGTCGATGTATTGAAGCATTACCATGGGCCCAAGTGCGCCCTGGATGTCCTAAACCCAGGAACATTGGTGGAGACCATCCCGCACGGTGGGATCTTTCCGGCAATGGCGGGGGACCTGGGCGAAGATGAGAAGGGCGATCTCGGTCATAGAGCTGCTTTAAGTGCATCCagtgccacccttagttggttttggagtattgatgacaaacctggtagagggactaatgtgtttgtgagaattgcaggataacacaggtagtagtcccatattgattcggtttacctaccagagatgacccctaaaaatgtgtgaagacattgaagacaatggtggtctgtgaagatatccACATTGAATaccatgacaagagaagacatcgcatgaagactatggagtgcgaagacatagttgtttcgtagtttccttttcttctttgttgagtcataggaaccacggtactgttaagtggggtccaagtgaacaaagtcagagtgactgaagtgatgctcaaccaaatcatatgtcttcgagcgaagacaatgagagcaaatcttatccagagctggatgggtcagctttgcttgtagcccaagctaagctgccgcgtgtgtttgaaatctgaccgttggacacgcgtcagttccttagtgacctagggtcattttggacaaatcaggtcgggttgcctcctggctataaatagcccaccccctacaccataagttggtggctgctcagatttagtgcacgacttttgtcgtttgagagcaacccacctccgaagcatttgagagagtaatccttacgaggacaaagcccaaaacacccagagccaaagagtgctaggcatcactgaagtctttctgtccgcgtgatctggacacttattacacttgaggactgtgaatcctccagctggttaggcgtcgcattctcagcatccaagagccattgtggattgtcggtgaatgaagtctgtgaagatttggaagtctcccttgaagacttgccagagtgattgggcgaggagtAAGTGTTCTTAACTCAAGggtaataaggtgaagacgcggtcttctgagttgaatctcagcctccctaaccagacatacagttgtgtcggtgtactaaagtaggggctcccctttgtaccccttactaagtgcacgggcagtctgagccgcgcccacgacctcactaagcagggcagagggagGAATCAGAGCCACGGGACGGTCAAAggaacgccaagaccagaagcgcaAGGGGTAAGGAGGCGAGGTGGTtctccccggcaagatccttgccggggcagcctccgcagattcagcaggagccttgccggggcaacttgcccaatgccacgCCAGCAGAACACACCACCTTTGAGCCCAAGGTTTCCAAACACCCAAGGTTGTCAAAATCTAGATTTTAGTCTTAGAATTTTACGATTCTGAGATTCTACACAAGGCAATACGACCCAAGTCGTTTAAAAGATCGTATACAGTAGGGTCGCTACTGGATCGCGCTTCAAGTCGTGGGGTCGTGTGGAATCGCGAGCCAGTACAGATCCTGAGCGACTAAAACTTTTGTTTCAATCTTGGCCGTCTATCCATGTTGTACGGTGGATAGTCTGGTCCAGCTTCAATATTTTATCCTAAATTCCTTCCCAATCTGTGGCGGCCGTCTGCTCGTATTCCTCTCCCGATCCCATTTTCTCTCTCTGGCGACTTCTAGGGCTACAGGCCGCCGGCCGCTGGCCGTCGGCAACACGCACGGCTTCCTCGACGAGTGTTGGCTGCCAGTGTTCCACGTGTGATCGTCTTCAGCACGCTCTCCATCGACGACGAGTGAAGCAGCAACCATCAAAGATCGAGTAACATCTTTCATTCGTTGCACAGGttagctactactactactactggtaTGTACGTACGTACATACTGATGAAGCATGTTCAAGATTAAATAATTAGATTAGATAGGTAGCTCGTCCTCTTACTCGTCTTAATCACTATTGACGACTAGTGAAACAGCAACCATCAAAGATTGGGGAACATCCTTGATTCGTGGCACACTTGCACAGGTTAGCTACTACCTACTAGTACGTATTTACTAATTGATGAACTACGTAGAAGATTAAATAAGCTAGCTTGTTATCTAACTCTTGTAAATCTTTTATTTGTACAAGGAAAAATGTCAACTGCTGTCCCAACCGAAAGTAGTAAGCCTAAGAGGAGGAATGCTCGTGGGAATCGGACTGACCCTGGCTGGGAGCATGGAGAAGAAGTTGATGCTGAGAAGAGGACAACAAGATGCAAATATTGCCTTCTAGTTAAAGGTGGAGGTGTCTACAGACTGAAGCATCACTTGGCTGGGACAAGGTTTAATGTCGAGCCTTGCGAAAAAGTTCCCGATGATGTTCGAAAAAAGTTTCTCAAACTTCTGGGGGTCCAAGCAGAGAAGAATGATGCAAAGAAGAGGAAGTTTAACACAGAAATGGAGGAGACGGGTGCATGTTTGAAGGAGAATACTCCTGCTGATAACAATGAAGATGAGGCTGCGACAAATCGTTTCGCTAACAAGCGCAGAGCCCAAATAACGGTGAATCAGTTTTACAAGAAAGAAGAGAGAGAAGAGGTTTGTGCTCAAATTTGTCGGGTCTTCTATACCAATTCTATCTCATTTAATGTTGTCAAGGACCCAGAATTTATAAAGATGGTTGAAATGATTGGAAACTTTGGTAAAGGTTTTAAACCTCCATCATATCATGAAGTGAGGGTAAAATTTCTCAAGCTGGAAGTTAAGAGAACAATGAATTTGCTCTCTGAACACAAAGAAGAGTGGAAAAAGACAGGATGTACAATTATGTCTGATGGATGGACAGATAAAAAGAAAAGGTCCATCTGCAACTTTTTAGTGAATAGCCCCAAAGGTACTGTCTTTCTCGCCTCAGTCGATACTTCTGACATTTCCAAGACAGCGGACAAAGTGTTTGAAATGTTAGATGATATTGTTGAGCAAGTAGGAGAAGATAATGTTGTTCAAATTGTAACGGACAATGCCGCTAACTATAAAGCAGCTGGTGAGCTATTGATGGAAAAGAGGAAAAAATTATTTTGGACTCCATGTGCAGCTCATTGTATTGATTTAATTCTTGAGGATTTTGAAAAGAAAATTAAGATGCATCAGACAACCATTACAAAGGGCAGAAAAATCACCACGTATATTTATTCTAGAACAATGGTTCTTTCTTGGTTGAGAGAGTTCACTGGAGGGAAGGATTTAGTTAGGCCAGCAGTGACAAGATTTGCTACTGCCTATTTGACTTTGGGTTGTCTGCATGAGCACAAGGGCGCATTAATCAATATGTTCACTTCAACAAAGTGGAGGGGTAGTAGATTTAATTCTGCAGAAGGGAAGGTCGTTCAAGGAATTGTTTTGGATAGCCGTGGGTTTTGGCCTAATGTTGCCACATGTCTGAAGTCTGCACTCCCAATTATAAAAGTTCTTCGATTGGTGGATTCAGATGAGAAGCCAGCAATGTCGTTCATCTATGATGAGATGGATCGTGCAAAAGATAAAATAAAGCAAAATTTTAACAATGTGAAGAAAAGGTATGTTACTGTACTGACTTAGTAATTCTTAATTGCAGCTTATAGATATGCTATCTTAATCTTATTGTAGTTAAGTTTGACCATTTCAATTTTCTTGATCAGCTACAATCCAATATTTAATATAATTGATGAGAGATGGCGTACACAACTTCATAGGCCTTTGCATGCTGCTGCATATTATTTGAATCCACAATGCCACTATAGTGATAATTTCAAGCCGGCTGAAGTAAAACGTGGCCTGTACACTTGTCTTGAAAAGATGGTTCCAGATTTAGATGAAAGAGTCAAGATAGATCTGCAGATTGATTCATTTAGGAGTGCCAAGGGCCTATTTGGAATGCAATCGGCTATTATGACAAGAACAAAAAAAAGGCAGCTGATTGGTGGGATTCGTATGGAGATGATTGCCCTGAGTTGCAGAGGTTTGCAATCAGAGTACTGAGCTTAACTTGTAGTTCGTCAGGTTGTGAGCGGAACTGGAGTACATTTGAGCAAGTAAGAATCAATGTCATGCACTCTCTAGTCTAGGCGATATTATATGAAACATATACTAATGCTAACTTCTCAACCTTGTGTAGGTTCACTCAAAGAAAAGAAATCGTCTGCACGAAGATAGGATGAATGATTTAGTTTTTGTCATGTACAATTCCAAACTGATGAGCAGACAACGCAGAAGGCAAAGACAGGTTGTGGAATATGATATTGATGATGTCTCTTCTGATGATGAATGGATAACTGAAAAAGAAGAGCCTGTCCTTCCTCCACAAAAGGAATGGATCCGTTCTCTTGAGAGGATTGCTCATAACGAAGCTGCTATGGACAAAGAAAATGAAAGTAACATTGAAAATGATGTAGAAAATATTGTCAACAGCCTGGCTGAAACACATATGAAAAGTTCTTTTGATGAAGCAAGTTTATTATTCTTCCATGTTCCTTTTACATAGTTACTGACTATTATTTTGGATTTTTCATAGGTGATGGTGATCTCGGGATGGATCAAGATCTTGATGCACCTACTTATGAAGATGCTGATGGTGAAAACAACAATACCAGCGAGCAAAATGTTCTTGATGGCAACAATTCAGGACCTTCCTCGTACTGTGTTGGGAGTTCTAGTGGTACAATACCACCTATGAATGAGGACGATGATATCAACTTAGACGACTTGTACTGATTAAGTTGGCTTCTATTTCTAGTTGGTTAAAATCTTTGTGCTTGTCGAAAATTTGGATTGGATGCCCTTTGTTTGCTTTTGGACATGTCAGTATGCCACTTTTAATTTGAGGTTCAGAATATTTTgatatttatttttcatggcttgtTTTTGTTAATTTTATATTGAAAACATGTTCATGTACAAGGATATGCATTAATTATTCAAAATAGGTTGTAAACTGTAACATATACACTCATCCAACCTTTTAAATAAACGGGAAATTACGAAAACGTACTTTTTGGTAGAATCAGGTAGGATCTTAGATTCTATGccgattctacgatttgcgatcctacgaGAACACCTCCGATCCGATTCAGGATCACGATTTTGACAACCTTGCAAACACCTCCATCCCCGTTGGAACAAGGGCTCGGGAGGCacttctgtggtggcatgcagatctttgtgaagacaaagagtagaagatgacggtccttggcgagatccttgccaaggaaatccacaagacctccggcaagatccttgctggggacgaccgcagtgccacggcaagacccttgctggggccccggcaaggccctttccGAGGGCATACGTGGGGCCATAGCCAGGCCCACGCCTGCCAAGATCCCACCAtcattcccatgcagctgccagcccaccagctaggcaggcacttGCGTGTCAATAGGAGGCCCAAGTCATACTTGTGAGGGATTCAGACCCCGTAGCAATTTAcgcatcgtagctagctcaagaactccaagaacaccgaaatagacaccaaagcaggactagcgTATTACGCacgtcgcggcccgaacctgggtaaacaacccGTGTGCTTGACTGACTATTGATCCCACTCTTCTCACAactccgcgccccgcaaccgtagtagggattcccgtgatcccataggtgtcatttccactgacatctttggcgcgccaggtagagggTGCCTGTTGAGAGAATCTGGTTCTGTAGCTAGTTCAATAGTTCTTCATCGTCGTGGCTGCCAAGAGGAAGATGACGACAGCGATCGGCTCATCCGGAGCCGGACtgcccgtg from Triticum aestivum cultivar Chinese Spring chromosome 3B, IWGSC CS RefSeq v2.1, whole genome shotgun sequence includes these protein-coding regions:
- the LOC123065227 gene encoding uncharacterized protein, with the protein product MSTAVPTESSKPKRRNARGNRTDPGWEHGEEVDAEKRTTRCKYCLLVKGGGVYRLKHHLAGTRFNVEPCEKVPDDVRKKFLKLLGVQAEKNDAKKRKFNTEMEETGACLKENTPADNNEDEAATNRFANKRRAQITVNQFYKKEEREEVCAQICRVFYTNSISFNVVKDPEFIKMVEMIGNFGKGFKPPSYHEVRVKFLKLEVKRTMNLLSEHKEEWKKTGCTIMSDGWTDKKKRSICNFLVNSPKGTVFLASVDTSDISKTADKVFEMLDDIVEQVGEDNVVQIVTDNAANYKAAGELLMEKRKKLFWTPCAAHCIDLILEDFEKKIKMHQTTITKGRKITTYIYSRTMVLSWLREFTGGKDLVRPAVTRFATAYLTLGCLHEHKGALINMFTSTKWRGSRFNSAEGKVVQGIVLDSRGFWPNVATCLKSALPIIKVLRLVDSDEKPAMSFIYDEMDRAKDKIKQNFNNVKKSYNPIFNIIDERWRTQLHRPLHAAAYYLNPQCHYSDNFKPAEVKRGLYTCLEKMVPDLDERVKIDLQIDSFRSAKGLFGMQSAIMTRTKKRQLIGGIRMEMIALSCRGLQSEY